In one window of Gouania willdenowi chromosome 8, fGouWil2.1, whole genome shotgun sequence DNA:
- the ypel3 gene encoding protein yippee-like 3 — protein sequence MVKLTKAKTFQAYLDSCHRRYSCVHCRAHLANHDDLISKSFQGSQGRAYLFNSVVNVGCGPAEERLLLTGLHAVADIYCENCHTTLGWKYEQAFELSQKYKEGKYIIELSHMIKDNGWDCEGEGKLRLHS from the exons ATGGTGAAGCTGACAAAGGCCAAGACGTTCCAGGCCTACCTGGACTCCTGCCACCGCCGTTACAGCTGCGTGCACTGCCGTGCTCACCTGGCCAACCACGACGATCTAATCTCTAAG TCTTTTCAAGGCAGCCAGGGTCGAGCATATCTCTTCAACTCTGT GGTCAACGTGGGCTGCGGTCCTGCAGAGGAGAGGCTTCTGCTCACTGGGCTTCACGCCGTCGCCGACATCTACTGTGAAAACTGTCACACCACACTGGGATGGAAATAT GAGCAAGCCTTTGAGCTGAGTCAGAAGTACAAGGAGGGGAAGTACATCATCGAGCTATCGCACATGATAAAGGACAACGGCTGGGACTGTGAGGGAGAGGGAAAACTGCGGCTTCATTCGTGA